In one Lolium rigidum isolate FL_2022 chromosome 3, APGP_CSIRO_Lrig_0.1, whole genome shotgun sequence genomic region, the following are encoded:
- the LOC124697453 gene encoding putative ammonium transporter 4 member 1, translating into MATEAAPEWLVKGDNAWQLAAAALVGLQSVPGLVILYGGIVKKKWAVNSAFMALYAFAATMVCWCLWGFRMSFGDRLLPFVGRPDFSGLDAAGFLSAQGFAGAYPAATLLFFQFVFAAITLILVAGSLLGRMNFKAWMLFVPLWLTFSYTVGAFSVWSPNGFLFKAGVMDFAGGFVIHLSSGIAGFTAAFWVGPRTAKDREAFPPNNILLTLAGAGLLWMGWTGFNGGAPYAANIDASVAVVNTHLCTATSLLVWLILDSFVFGRPSAVGAVNGMITGLVCITPAAGLVQGWAAMLMGLLSGSVPWFTMMVLHKRCRVLKHVDDTLAILHTHGVAGSLGGILTGVLAEPRLCRLFFGDDPRYVGLAYAIRGGRAHAGLRQMAVQLAGIAFILVLNVVVTSVVCLLVGLLVPLRLSEEQLEAGDDAIHGEDAYAVWGDGETYEQSVHGSRRYQMTANPMSSKVDDIVQSC; encoded by the coding sequence ATGGCAACGGAGGCGGCACCGGAGTGGCTAGTGAAGGGCGACAACGCGTGgcagctggcggcggcggcgctggtgggGCTGCAGAGCGTGCCGGGCCTGGTGATCCTCTACGGCGGCATCGTCAAGAAGAAGTGGGCCGTCAACTCGGCCTTCATGGCGCTCTACGCCTTCGCCGCCACCATGGTCTGCTGGTGCCTCTGGGGCTTCCGCATGTCCTTCGGCGACCGCCTCCTCCCCTTCGTCGGCAGGCCCGATTTTTCCGGGCTGGACGCCGCCGGCTTCCTCTCCGCCCAGGGCTTCGCCGGCGCATACCCGGCCGCCACGCTCCTCTTCTTCCAGTTCGTCTTCGCCGCCATCACGCTCATCCTCGTCGCCGGATCGCTCCTGGGCCGCATGAACTTCAAGGCCTGGATGCTATTCGTGCCGCTCTGGCTCACCTTCTCCTACACCGTCGGCGCCTTCAGCGTGTGGAGCCCCAACGGGTTCCTCTTCAAGGCCGGCGTCATGGACTTCGCCGGCGGATTCGTCATCCACCTCTCGTCCGGCATCGCCGGCTTCACCGCCGCCTTCTGGGTCGGCCCGAGGACGGCCAAGGACAGGGAGGCCTTCCCGCCGAACAACATCCTCCTGACGCTCGCCGGCGCGGGCCTGCTGTGGATGGGCTGGACCGGGTTCAACGGCGGCGCGCCGTACGCCGCCAACATCGATGCGTCGGTCGCCGTCGTCAACACGCACCTCTGCACGGCCACTAGCCTGCTCGTCTGGCTCATCCTCGACTCATTCGTCTTCGGCCGCCCGTCCGCCGTCGGCGCCGTCAACGGCATGATCACCGGCCTCGTCTGCATCACCCCCGCCGCCGGGCTGGTGCAGGGCTGGGCGGCCATGCTGATGGGGCTCCTCTCCGGGAGCGTGCCGTGGTTCACCATGATGGTTCTCCACAAGCGGTGCCGGGTCCTGAAGCACGTCGACGACACGCTCGCCATACTCCACACGCACGGCGTCGCCGGCAGCCTGGGCGGCATCCTGACGGGCGTCCTGGCCGAGCCGCGGCTGTGCAGGCTCTTCTTCGGCGACGACCCGCGGTACGTCGGTCTCGCGTACGCGATCAGGGGAGGCCGCGCGCACGCGGGGCTCCGGCAGATGGCCGTGCAGCTGGCCGGGATCGCCTTCATCCTGGTGCTCAACGTCGTCGTCACCAGCGTCGTGTGCCTGCTCGTTGGGCTGCTCGTTCCGCTGCGACTCAGCGAGGAGCAGCTGGAGGCCGGCGACGACGCCATCCACGGCGAGGACGCGTACGCGGTGTGGGGCGACGGCGAGACGTACGAGCAGTCCGTGCATGGGAGCCGTCGGTACCAGATGACGGCCAATCCTATGTCGTCCAAGGTCGATGACATAGTGCAATCGTGCTGA